The nucleotide sequence atctgtCCCTAAGATATATATTAGTTATCATTAATCAAAAGGCCGTGCGCAGAAAAGTGCTAGAATAATACCGTGATTTATTTTAGCGACGACAGATCCGAGTTTTTACATCACTTCATGCTCTAATGCGAGAGCACGGTGATCCGACGCCCCTCTCGggtgatgaaaataaaaataaataaataaatatcacgggacaattcacaccaattaacctagtcccaaagtaagcttagcaaagcttgtgttatgggtactaagcaacggataaatataattatatagatagatacatacttaaatacatattaaacacccaagacccgagaacaaacattcgtattcttcatacaaatatctgccccgacgcgggaatcgaacccgggacctcaagcttcgtagtcaggttctctaaccactaggccatctggtcgcctaaaaatgaaaaagtttattagagACATAATAAAAAAGGGGTATAATACAAAATGACAAACTATGCggtgtgcccgaaatggtcccgcctggCCCCTGGGCATTAATGCAGACATCTCGGGTGGAGTCGGCGCTGGTCCTCCGGCGAGACCATGGCATCCAGTTGCGATCTTTGAGACCGCGAACAACAAACTCCACCCGTTTTTGCCAAACCGGACCGCCCACTTCTGGAAATCTGAAacaatataatttatgtaatatCGACAGTTTATCGATATCCATTTTGACGCACTATTCTAACCTATGAGAAGAAATAatgaaaactaataaataacatgTAATTTAGCGTACTTAGCGCTCTTTAATCATATATATAACAGTAACCTAActtatatttgtatataattaGCAGAACGAACGAtcgaaaatcaataaaattccaCGAAAAATACCACTGACCTGTGAAAGAAATTTTGTCCATTTTCCTTGTTTCCGATGCGAGACTTGCACTCACAAAGTACACACAGCATGGCATCACTACTTATTACACAGTTTTACCAAGAATCAAAGCTGTATAATATcatgttttacataaaaaaacaaagataaatTTTGGAAAACTCTGACCGATGGTAGTGCTTTTTGACAACAAGTGACAACAAACTAGTACCcgactaaattaaataacattttatttgaatagcTGCTTAACGACAGATGCCTTTTGAAAATGACTGGTATATTAGCCACGGAAATCGGCCAATGAGCAGAGGTGCATTTTGATGAACCTAGAATAAAACTGGCACAACTCGAAATATTCTCATTTAAAACTCAACCAGATTCTGTTCAGAACagagtttattttggaaatatgaGTATTTCGAATTGTGTCAGTTCACTCTAAACTTGCGAATAGGCGCCAAATGAACCTCAGCCTATTGGTCAATTTCTTTTGCCTGTGGGCAAATACACAAAagttataatagtaataatcgGGTACGCTTGACATTAAGCTTCCTTTTCCTTCTCTCTATTGTCTTCCTTCCTCTTTGGTTCTTAGTATTATcaatggtagacgactcgaaaaaagtgacagcagggctactacgaaactcaaagctcgaagttcgtgtcgtgcggtccctctgccacttatactgtttaatacgagagcgaaagagacggtacgatacgaacttcgagtttcgtagtagccctgctggggctaccatgaaattcgaaaatcgaagttcatatcgttttcctaacgctaatattatttaatacgagagtgagagggacggtatgatacgaacttcgatttttcaattttgtagtagccccctgtattggtgggtagccatattttattcagttgttttcttagcgtcttgcttttactgagctgtgaagtgttgggcacaaaataattgaattttttgcaatttttttcctcgcaatgtgatgaaaatcattgtgtgtatcacgggccgtaagggtaCAAACTCGGGTCGGAGGCGgagggcttctaatagactctcgttagtaatccccttcttacgccctttaatacacaatgtactatttttacgACTGTCTTTTCTATTCTATATTATTATAGAGTAAGTATACTGTTCAATTTCaggccaaaaaaaaacattaattaaaaaaaatatttattattgagtAAATTgtgcttaaaataaaattacacattaaaaaagtaacaaTGAAATAAAGTGAACAATCATATGAAGCAagctttgaaattaaaattcaataataaaacaattgaaaaatCAACTAACTCCTAATCGAATAGGAATACTCTTAAAATACTATAATAAGGCAAATTAGGCAaaactctgcgcagggggcgacactagcgcaaacccatgataATGACAAATCTCTATACATTTTATCgctttgtcgccatgacagatcatgaccaaagagtattagtaccttcaaaaataatgttgtatttattagtaacaaaataaccttatataccaggtagtagaatgtcaaggtcgtaaaataaccaggtagtagaatgaactaaataatttccttgctcacccgcgaccttacgatagctaagcttatgcaaaatatgcgtgttcatgtagttcctccacctccacactgtaagaacacacacaaatcacacaaacccatctatcaccaccaccacactacactgacgcgtttcgaactcaaccagagctcatcttcagagtgacacaaccgtacactttgctaccagttgttagactccaacaactgagtctaacaactggtagcatggtgtacggttgtgtcactctgaagatgagctctggttgagttcgaaacgcgtcagtgtagtgtggtggtggtgatagatgggtttgtgtgatttgtgtgtgttcttacagtgtggaggtggaggaactgcatgaacacgcatattttgcataagcttagctatcgtaaggtcgcgggtgagcaaggaaattattttagttcattgatatggacctccgcaaagtaacgcctgattcaataaattaggtagtagaatgtcaaggtcatcaaataaccaggtagtagaatgtcaaggtcgtaaaataaccaagtagtaaaatgtcgaaTTATAGAAGTTTGAAAGAGCTGCTTCTGAATAGATTTAAAATGAACCATTtaagttacttatttaaaaatgtcataCAATGTAAAGAAATTCTTCTCTCCAGATATGTTTCAATATCCGATATATTTGCATGCTAGTATAGGTAGtgtcacgagagttgaagtgaatattacacacacagttacaaaaagaactgattacataaaagaagaatgaatgaatgaagtcGATGTCAAAATCCTGTAGTTATAACATACCATGTTCTAGTATGCGTGACCTCTGGTGGCACTAACTATATTATTTAGTACAAGTAGCAGAACAAGTTACATTATTATCGCATACCACCTACATAAGAACATCGACGTACTCGTACAgtggaacaaattgaatcatgtgCCAGGCTggaattttattaggtactaatgtCATTtcgacatcccatacttttgtcacggaaatcatagttttattattaaaaggttccattcCACCCTGCTTCATGAATCAGTCGACGCAAATtaatattctattctaaattATGAAAGTGGCGTGTAAATGAAGAGGCCTTGAACAACAGTGGGTGGTGTGGGCTAATTTGATAGTTTCTAAAATATAACGTCGGGTTACTTTAAAAACACCTGTGATATTCAAAGCAGCTTACGCTTTACATCGCCTGGTAAGCTTCGATGAGACCGTTCAGAAAGGCGTAGACGGTCGGAGCCGGGGCCAGGAGTTTGTCGAAAAACGGCTGCGGATCCCCAGAGCCCGCGGCGACCCGGAGCCGCGCTACCAGAGCAGCAGAATAGACGCGGCTGTAGACCGTCGGCGGAAGAGGAGCACCACACAACAAGTTCAAGTCATCCAGCCGACGCAGACATATCTGGAACTCCTTTAACTGATACAATACTTGGTCATCGTCAACAGTTTCCTGTTCAGCAGTTTCGGGAACTGCTAGATATTCAGCCAAGACAGCCGCTGCGATGTTGCAGTCTTCATCAGTGACTGTGCTCTCATCCGTTGTTGAGTCCAGAATGGGTTTGGATTGGAATGGAAACTTGGGAAGGTTTTTGCCGCATTTCTGGAGCACGAGGCTTAGTGTGATGTAGGAGAGGAGCACGCAGGTTGCCTCGGTGCTCGTGTCGACGCTTTTCTTGCGGGAGAAGTAGACCAGGGCTACTGTTAGGAGTCTCGCGCCTTCTGGTAGCTTTGTCAAGGGTTCTAGGCTCGCAAGCTGCAGTGTCTCCTTCAAGAAGTGCTCAAACAAGGCGAGCTCGCGCACCGAATCCCAACCATTCTCAAACACGCACACGCTCGCTTCGTACTCCGGCTTCCGGATGGAATACAGCTCAGACACTACCATACTTTCCCTCTTGGAGTTCATGTCGTAAACCAATGTGAACCCGTCATTTCGGAAATCAGTGATCAGATCGTATGCGTATTTCACGATATCTAGTGACGACGCCATTGGGTCTACTAGTTCTACGTCCAAGGAACCGAAGAAGTGTTTGTAACGGTACAGATTGACGTAGTTTATCGGGATGTTGTTTGAAGCGACGCCTTTGGCGAACCATTCGGGGTCGCCTGGTGCCACGGTGACGGCTGCGGGGTTCAGCAGACAGGCAGCGCCGAGACCACCCTTCTCGCGTTTTCCGATCAGCAACTGAGCTTTGTCGACCTCTTCAACAAACTTTTTCTCATCCTCGGCATTTACAAATTGCGAAACCATCTTTAATGTTGTATTTCTGTTGTTCTTCGAAAGCCAATACAGTAAACTTAAGTTCCTTTTGAAGTAACCCAGAGGTGCACGTATGCGTTTGAAGAACTCCTGAAAGAAGTCTTCTGGGAAGATGTGTTCATCAGCCAAGACAATGAAAAGGGCTAATTTCTCTGCCGTCAAAGTGTACTTCCTCATGAATTTGTCCAACGAGAAATAGCGGCAGGTGATGGTGTTGTCTCTTTCATTGAATTTGAGTTCGTTCCGCGGGATATACCGGAGTCCAGTGAAGCAGAATTCAACGTCGTAGCTGATGACAGGACAGTCAAGTGTCTGAGCGAGCTCGATGATGTCTCTCTTGCTGTCGTACTCGCATGTAACATACTCAAAGTCCATTTCCTTGAGTACTTCCATGTAAATATTCTTCATAAAAGCCGGAGTGACGTGGTCGGCTATATTGCATGGCAACTTCTTTGCCATGTTCGGAAGTCCACCTTTAAAGATGAAATAGCATTTGATGTTGGCTTTCTTGAACATGGCGAGGTGTTCTCGCAGGTAGTTGGCGTAGCGATGGCTCTCGCAGCCAAGTTTGAAGGGTAGTTGGCTCTCCTGGTAGGAATTGTAGAAGTAGTTCTTCCCATCTATGACGACGGTGGAGTCGTGGAGAACCATAGACTCTAACTCGCTCACTTCGACGAACTTGCAGAATGTCCTTATCCTCATCTTGAACTGGaatgcaaaacaaaaaaatattgaggtTTGAGGTGAACtataaaattactttgctcatccgcgaccttacgatagctaggtCTATGCAACAGATGCTACCAtgctgcaagaacacacacatcacataAACCgatctatcaccatcaccacactcATTCCATCAAGgacctaatattataagtgttttATAAGAATTTTCCAAGtattttataagtttataaCACGCTACTATTCACtcttaaacaactaataattctcaag is from Choristoneura fumiferana chromosome 28, NRCan_CFum_1, whole genome shotgun sequence and encodes:
- the LOC141443726 gene encoding uncharacterized protein, encoding MRIRTFCKFVEVSELESMVLHDSTVVIDGKNYFYNSYQESQLPFKLGCESHRYANYLREHLAMFKKANIKCYFIFKGGLPNMAKKLPCNIADHVTPAFMKNIYMEVLKEMDFEYVTCEYDSKRDIIELAQTLDCPVISYDVEFCFTGLRYIPRNELKFNERDNTITCRYFSLDKFMRKYTLTAEKLALFIVLADEHIFPEDFFQEFFKRIRAPLGYFKRNLSLLYWLSKNNRNTTLKMVSQFVNAEDEKKFVEEVDKAQLLIGKREKGGLGAACLLNPAAVTVAPGDPEWFAKGVASNNIPINYVNLYRYKHFFGSLDVELVDPMASSLDIVKYAYDLITDFRNDGFTLVYDMNSKRESMVVSELYSIRKPEYEASVCVFENGWDSVRELALFEHFLKETLQLASLEPLTKLPEGARLLTVALVYFSRKKSVDTSTEATCVLLSYITLSLVLQKCGKNLPKFPFQSKPILDSTTDESTVTDEDCNIAAAVLAEYLAVPETAEQETVDDDQVLYQLKEFQICLRRLDDLNLLCGAPLPPTVYSRVYSAALVARLRVAAGSGDPQPFFDKLLAPAPTVYAFLNGLIEAYQAM
- the LOC141443725 gene encoding uncharacterized protein codes for the protein MLCVLCECKSRIGNKENGQNFFHRFPEVGGPVWQKRVEFVVRGLKDRNWMPWSRRRTSADSTRDVCINAQGPGGTISGTPHRQIYKSRICCASWKSKKPSKPSFFAVG